The DNA window ATGGAAAACGCTAAAGATagtatacgtttctcgaatacgagaaacaggtttcgatatatcgtgaatacgataaaggaatatcgagttcacgaataacattAAGAATGAAGCATAACCTTAGAATTTAGAGTATTATACGTATTAGAATGCGAggttcacgtctaatcattaaacattaattattatgtatcagacgtgtcagcaagcggagaggtcagtagacgtgggatagtaagggcatatcatttcatcgactacgtcattgattggattgcggtttctgtgagttgcactttactttcgtgtattatataataaagttattttatatatatgtatattgtttacacgcatcgcactatatataattgattgaaatgttatatgttttattaagtttttatatacgagaactagtatgcgatccgaagaaactagctacctattgggtgtcaataggctgggtgatcaccagtatcgagtcagtttAGTCTGTTTTCATATAATACATGATTGATACACGTATGATATGAAGTGACATGACATGAATTTAGAAATTGGACAATGAAtccgatacgagtgagcactcggctacagTGTAGtttggagtccccgtatctagtgagttggactcacactttgggactaatagataggtcgcgatcgacgaggtagagtgtgagcactcccgggtcggactatctggatcagtatgatttgattattcgaaagttgtgtcgcatgctaggatattagtttcgtacggatcaaatacctgtttatatgttttacttttatattattgtttccttgtaatgcgatgctatatttttataataataccgttagtaaatgcaaactcactcggtattttcccaaatactgacccctcacctttgatgtctttcaggtgcttagtgtgtggacttagctaggagtcagttttgaagtccagaagtcagctgtgtatgtatagtttctgacttctgtgagtgctgcagtagtggtccagagttgacagagtcgtagcctagacatcagtacattttgattgtacatattacttgttgtCTTGTTTATACGTTTTGTAGGCtatgtgttttatgttttattcacggctccagatgccggtgatatatTCTGTTTCACTAACTggtgtatatagtaccgcgaggccagttcgtacagggtacggtaactagagcccgcgaggtttttgaacagttagtgtaaatatttgtttatgtgttatatatgtatatttacttctgttgtttattattatttgtttattatatgcGAAAAATTAagagtggtttgaggcttgctacgggttccggagctaccactctcgttccctagtgccggttgcggctcaatattttgggtcgtgacaccgaTCATACCTAGACACCGAATAAGTTCGGGTATTAGGGAGGTTCGGCCAAACAGATCCATCAACCGAATAAGATGGGTTTCACCTATTGCTCTATAAAGTTATTGACTAGACTAAAAGGGGAATTTATCCACATGGCGAGAATGTGGCTCCGAACACAGGGAAACTTTAGGAGGACGCTTCTGGTTGCGAATACACGCCTATAGAAGGGGGCGAACCAAATAAATACAATCGAGGACAATTGCTTGACGAGCTTGAAAAACTCGGCGTAGACCTCAAGCCAATGCCTCGCCCGTCACATATGAAGCCTTAACCCGATTGGGTCGACAAACTCTATCCGTTCTTGTTCTCAAGAAAGGAGTAATGACAATCAATGGTGGAGCATGTGGGGTTCGGCTCGGGTTCAGGTTTTGACCGAAAACACGtgctaaaacaattaaaacgcgCAATTAAGTTGCTGGAATtcaaatataatcaaaataccatgtaattttttttaaaacatccTAAAACATGAATATGTTAGTGAAATCAATGGCAATCATGGCAAATTAGTCAAGAACGCTAAAAGCCTTAATCATGCATACTAatgaatcaaaatcaaaattaaatacataaatgaATATACTTATGTGTTTAGAAGCTGAATAGGGTCCTCATAAGTACCTTGCTAAGTCCTAGGATCATTTTTCTAGTGATCCGTATGTAGAATCCAATATAAATCTATGTGCAACAGTTGATTCTTGAATGATTAAAGCATAAGAAACTTGATTCTTTCTACAAAAGGTGGCTTAAAATTATGTGTTTTGTGGTTGGAAAATAtggttatactatgcaaattAGGGTTTATGTTTGTTTGTGTGCCACATGCTTGCCTCCTTATTAGGGTTTAGTAGTGGGGTGTTTATAAAGGTTGTGTAGGGATTAGGGTTAGGTGTGGCTAGAGTTTAGATTAGGTTAGAActctattttatattatttaaataatattttcggaaTATACAGTATGTGCCATGAAAAAAGTGGCAAAAGATAATATGTGGTCCCTTAAAGTGTCCGAAAAGGCTTTCAAAACCACAAAGGTTAGGTTTTGGGCAGTTTAGTATGTCAAACCTACAGTTAGCCCATGAATTTCTAAAGCATTATAATTAGTCGAATTTCTTAGACTTCTATCAcaatctttggatttttatgggttaCAATTATGTTTTATTCCTTCAAGTTTCCCGTTGCGCATCAATCTAGTCCACTTGGACTCTAACAAGCGTATCGCTAGCTTATTTTTCGGACGGGtgtctctgaaaatcatcatcgGACGTTTCAGTCCTCTATCACTTTTCTATGTGTCTGGAAAAGAGGTTTCTACACACGTTCTCGATTACTGTTAGATGCCTTAATTTATTGCCGACTTTCCCATTcttgcaacattttaaacattccATCAACTaagactttttttttaatttactctaAATGAGAAGAATCCATTCAATGCAACTGTAATATTGTTGTTATGTTcgattttttacttttaatttacatctttaatatttattaaaaaatagtaataaaggTCTCATTGTTGAGTTATTAGTAGAGACCAACCGCTTAATAAGCATCCACAATATACCATTGTGGATGTTCCAAGAGTTTCATAACTTGCAATTTGAAACTGACTTGATAacaatgttttttaattatttttaaaccgattcaaaaactaaattaatgtaaatatatattgaaatactagagtattaatttgaataagTTTAGAAGCCAAATTGATAATTATCGGAAAATATGCACCCAAGAAATGCAAATATGGAAAGGTATGGGCATTCCGTCGAAAATTGTTGGTATTTTGTTCTAAATTTAGGCGGTAAATGAACCTTTTAGCAGAACAAAAAGAGGAAGATAGTTTTCATGATTAGATGCTGACGAAAGCAGAGCAGAGCAGATAACGCCAAATCCAAAACTACAACAACTTTAAAACGACATTGTCTCCTACCTCTGATATCTTTGCTTTAAAGGCAATGGAGGAGAAATCaacggcggcggcggcggtggcaGCACCACCAACGGTAATAGAACACAAAGCATACGGGCGTGTGGGTCTATTAGGGAATCCAAGTGATGTTTATTATGGGCGTACCCTGTCGTTTAGTCTTGGAAATTTCTGGGCAACCGTTCAGTTACACCCATCTCATGATCTCGTCATCAAGCCACATCCGACGCATGATCTTGTCCAATTCTCTTCTCTCAATCACCTGGTTCGCCCTCCATTTATCATAATTGTTTGATTGATCCATCGATTttatataactttttaaaatgcCCATGTTTTCAAGCCTTAGAATTGGAAGATAATTGAATTCTTGCATCTGTCAATTGCCCTATAGCTCGGCCACTTCATTAAATCAACGTGTCTTGTTCCACAAATGTGTgcataattgataaattttgtgTGCGTAATTGGTAAATTTTGTGTGCctaattgataaattttgtgtgcgtaatggattttaaattttattgtagGTGGATCGATTGCAAAGTGAAGGGTATTATGGAGGAGTACGATTGCTGATGGCTATTTGTAAAGTATTTTTCAAGCATTGTAAGGAGAATGAGATCAACCTTCATTCTCTAAATTTCACTCTTTCTTATGATACTAACATTCCTCGCCAGGTACCCGCTTCTCATTTTCGAccattaaaacaaatattatacCTTCACAATATAATTTTTTGGCTCTAAGCtgtgattttgatatttatttcaGACTGGACTTTCAGGTTCTAGTGCTATCGTAACTGCGGCCTTGAATTGTCTTCTTGATTTCTATAAAGTCAGGCATTTGATTAAAGTTGAAATCCGGCCTAAACTTGTGCTTAGTGCTGAGAAAGAACTTGGGATTGTTGCTGGCCTTCAAGATCGAGTGGCTCAGGTGTATGGGGGTCTTGTTTACATGGTAAGGAGCCTTGTTGGTGCTGACGTCTTCATCAGACTGGTTTATATATGATGGCCTATATGTACTGATTGGGGAGTGTTATTATGCAGGATTTTTCCAAGGATATTATGGATAGGCTGGGTCATGGGATCTATACACCTATGGATATTAGCCTTCTTCCACCCCTTCATCTTATCTACGCTGAGAATCCAAGTGATTCTGGGAAGGTTAGCACCGTTCTTATTACGTCTTCAACTTTCTTTTATCCTGTTGTTTTTGTCAATTAGGATGGCTCTGCCTGCCCTGCAATTATATTTGTAATATCAACTGTATAGGCATCACTTTTTTGTGAGCATCAATTGTATAAAGCATTACATGTTTGTGTACATATAGC is part of the Mercurialis annua linkage group LG3, ddMerAnnu1.2, whole genome shotgun sequence genome and encodes:
- the LOC126675442 gene encoding glucuronokinase 1-like — translated: MEEKSTAAAAVAAPPTVIEHKAYGRVGLLGNPSDVYYGRTLSFSLGNFWATVQLHPSHDLVIKPHPTHDLVQFSSLNHLVDRLQSEGYYGGVRLLMAICKVFFKHCKENEINLHSLNFTLSYDTNIPRQTGLSGSSAIVTAALNCLLDFYKVRHLIKVEIRPKLVLSAEKELGIVAGLQDRVAQVYGGLVYMDFSKDIMDRLGHGIYTPMDISLLPPLHLIYAENPSDSGKVHSTVRKRWLDGDKFIISSMEKVADVAVEGRTAILEKNYDKLADLMNRNFDLRRSMFGNDALGAMNIEMVEVARRIGAASKFTGSGGAVVVYCPGGASQVKLLEDACQKAGFSIQPVQVVPALLTEEDMKTLS